A single genomic interval of Lathyrus oleraceus cultivar Zhongwan6 chromosome 7, CAAS_Psat_ZW6_1.0, whole genome shotgun sequence harbors:
- the LOC127103490 gene encoding uncharacterized protein LOC127103490 — MALTQECNQLVEGKLPPKLNDPVIFTVPCNIGDSFCGRAISDLGESINIMPLSIFKKLSIGEARSTTITLQLADRSICYPQGKIEYVLIKVDKFVFLTDSIIVDFNANEEALISLGRPFLSTGRTLIDVEIG, encoded by the coding sequence ATGGCATTAACACAAGAATGCAACCAATTGGTAGAAGGGAAGTTACCACCAAAGCTGAATGATCCTGTAATTTTCACAGTTCCCTGCAACATTGGAGATTCTTTTTGTGGTAGAGCCATAAGTGACCTTGGGGAAAGCATAAACATTATGCCATTGTCCATTTTCAAAAAGCTTAGTATAGGGGAAGCAAGGTCAACAACAATCACTCTTCAATTAGCTGACAGAAGTATATGTTATCCACAGGGGAAGATTGAATATGTTCTTATCAAGGTTGATAAGTTTGTTTTCCTGACTGATTCTATAATCGTGGATTTCAATGCTAACGAGGAAGCTCTCATCTCTCTGGGAAGGCCTTTCCTTTCCACAGGAAGAACTTTAATTGATGTGGAAATAGGATAA